A stretch of the Metopolophium dirhodum isolate CAU chromosome 8, ASM1992520v1, whole genome shotgun sequence genome encodes the following:
- the LOC132951462 gene encoding ADP/ATP translocase 4-like: protein MFGLNTFYLKFFLSNIKHKDDGWSHTTLSLISGGLSGATTLCMFYPLLFCQTHLAAHVGPLVDREYTGLLDCIQKTVHTNGVRALYTGFAIAANGMVINKAIYFGAYYSFNKTILDHSNSLVSIDEKDTKLPFWIRFGTAQVSTYLSQLFSYPLDTIGRMLIVQTAQEEKLYLNARDCFTKLWKSQGISGLYRGMLPNMIRSSGSALILVLHDEFKWILSKMGLFGGEIQDD, encoded by the exons ATGTTTGGACTTAACACATTTtacctaaaattttttttgagcaatattaaacataaagaTGATGGATGGAGCCATACTACTTTGAGTCTAATATCTGGCGGATTATCCGGTGCAACCACATTATGCATGTTCTATCCACTTCTTTTCTGTCAAACTCATTTAGCTGCCCATGTTGGACCCTTGGTTGACCGTGAATATACTGGATTACTggattgtatacaaaaaactgtTCATACAAATGGTGTTCGAGCTTTGTATACTG GATTTGCTATTGCAGCCAATGGAATGGTCATAAACAAGGCTATTTACTTTGGAGcgtattatagttttaacaaaACTATTCTAGATCATAGTAATAGTCTAGTTTCTATTGACGAAAAAGATACAAAGTTACCATTTTGGATACGTTTTGGAACCGCACAG gttTCCACTTACTTGTCACAACTATTCAGCTATCCTCTTGACACAATTGGCAGAATGTTGATTGTTCAAACCGCAcaagaagaaaaattatatctaaatgCCAGAGACTGTTTTACTAAACTATGGAAATCTCAGGGTATATCAGGCTTGTATCGAGGAATGTTGCCTAATATGATTCGATCAAGTGGTTCAGCTCTAATTCTTGTGCTGCACGATGAATTCAAATGGATACTGAGTAAAATGGGTTTATTCGGAGGAGAAATTCAAGATGATTAA